A window of Adhaeribacter arboris genomic DNA:
CTGTGGACTAAAAAACTTAGCGGTAGTGGCAATGCGGGATGATGGATAAATACTTATCCCAGCACCATCCTGGGCGGCAGCGTATAACATGGCTTTCGCTACGTCGCGGGCATGGATGGGTTTATAAGGACGTAAGGGGCCTATAAACACAAAAGGCAATACTTTGGCAACCGCCTGGGCTACTTGTTCGCCCATTCTTTTTTCGGTGCGCTGCCCAAGGAGCAACGAAGGCTGAAATAAGTGCACGCCTAAAAAGTGTAAAGGCTTAATAGCCGCTTCCATTTTACCTTTAACCTGATTGTAAAAGATACGCGAGTTGGCATCCGCCCCCATAGCCGATACAACCAGAAACTGAGAAGCAAAATTCGCGGCGGTGATGCTGGCTAATTTTATCACGTAGGTAAAGTCAACTTTATAGAAGTTTTCTTTCGAACCAGCTTTTTTAATGGTAGTACCCAGGCAACAAAATATGTCGTCGGCCATTAAACTATGATGATAACTCTCTAAAATCTCAAAGTCTACCAGTTTTTGCTCCAGCTTTGGGTGTTCCATAGGCAATAATTTCCGGCCAATCGAAATTACCTTTTTGTAGCGGTTACTTTGTAAAAGCAAGTCCAGGCAATGGCTGCCTACTAAGCCACTGGCACCAGCAATAATCGCGGTTTTAGGAGCAGTAGAAATCATACGGTTTACGCCTTATAGATGTAGGTGAGGTAGGTGTATTTAAAAAATCTAAAGTAAGGTTATTTTACTAATTCAGGTTCATATTAGTTTTGGTAGATTAAAAATTACCTTTTTGCT
This region includes:
- a CDS encoding oxidoreductase, producing the protein MISTAPKTAIIAGASGLVGSHCLDLLLQSNRYKKVISIGRKLLPMEHPKLEQKLVDFEILESYHHSLMADDIFCCLGTTIKKAGSKENFYKVDFTYVIKLASITAANFASQFLVVSAMGADANSRIFYNQVKGKMEAAIKPLHFLGVHLFQPSLLLGQRTEKRMGEQVAQAVAKVLPFVFIGPLRPYKPIHARDVAKAMLYAAAQDGAGISIYPSSRIATTAKFFSPQSMVDG